The sequence below is a genomic window from Tenacibaculum tangerinum.
TCCTGCTTTTTACAACAAACCAGAATACATCAAAGCATTGTCTAACAGCATTAAAGATTATTTAGCTGATAAAGACTACGATCATATTTTATTCTCGTACCACGGTGTACCTGAGCGTCATATTAGAAAATCTGACATCACAAAATCGCATTGCAACCCTAAAGCAGGTAATTTGCATTGCTGTAATACTCCTTCTAAAGCGCACCAATTTTGTTACCGACACCAATGCTACCAAACTACTAAAAATGTGATTGCTGAATTAGGACTGGATGAAAACAACGTTTCAACATCATTCCAATCACGTTTAGGTGTTGATCCTTGGTTGCAGCCTTATACCGACAGAACTATTGTTAACAAAGCTGAAAAGGAAGGCATTAAAAAACTAGCCATCGTTACTCCTGCTTTTGTTTCAGATTGTTTAGAGACTCTAGAAGAGATAGCAATGGAAGGAAAACATGAATTTTTAGAAGCAGGTGGAGAGGAATTTCACACCGTTCCTTGTATTAATGATAATGAGGAATGGGTAAATGTTTTGGTGAGCTGGATTGAAGAGTTTCAACTACAAGCAAACGATTAACTCGTAACCTCGTTTTGATTTATCTTGAATGTAAGTCGAGACAGTCGAAGTGTTTTATTTGTTGAAAATTAAGATAAAAGATGGTTTTCCTGTAACAATACATACTTTTCAGCAATCTAAAATCCACTAATTTATTGCTAAATTTCTGTAAGGTTTAGTATATTTTTAATCTTAAAACACATAGGTATCAATCTTCATACAACAGATAGAGAATTCAAATCAATAATTCTACAATTAAAATTCCCGCTATGTATATGTTACTAAAAAACTTTAGCAAACCAACATAAGCGGGAAAATTTACAAACAACTAAGACTCTTTATATTGCAATCGCTTTTTCACACTTTCTTACCGCTTCCTTTGCTTTTGCTTCAAATTGATTAGAGGTATTCTTTTCGCCTCCTGCTTTTAACGCTTTTTCTCCTGCGAAAAACGTTTTGTGGTCATCTCCTAAATCAGAACCTGCCATTCGTTGGTGTTTTACACACGAAACTCCTTTTCGAATTTCTTGTCGTTGAACACCCCTTACATACGCTAGCATTCCTTCTTCTCCAAAATAACCTTCGGTTAAATCGTTCATGTGTAATGCTGTAGTGTGATAGGTTGGCAACGTGATTAAATGATGAAAAATACCTGCTTCTTTAGCTCCGTCTATCTGAAAGGTGCGGATTTTCTCATCAGCTCTATGACACAGTTCTGTGCCGTCGTAAGCTACATTCATTAAATCGTTTCTGTCGTACCCTGTCATATTTTCTCCTTCGGCAAGCATTTCATCGTATACTTGGTTGCGAAAGTTCAGCGTCCAGTTAAACGAGGGCGAGTTGTTATATACCAACTTCGCGTTGGGTACTACGGCTCTGATTCTATTTACCATGTTTGCTATTTGACCAACATGAGGTGTAGGCGTTTCAATCCAAAGTAAATCTGCACCATTTTGTAAACTCGTTATACAGTCTAACACCACTCTATCAATATTCGTACCTTCTCTAAACTTGTAGAGTCCGTTTGGCAAACGTACAGGACGTACTAACTTTCCATCGCGTTTTAGCAATACATCATCTTCTCTTGCGTCGTCAATAGCAATCTCTTCTGCTTCAACAAATGCTAAATATTGAGAAGCCAAATCTCCTAGTTCTTGACTTACAGGTAATTTTTGTGTTAACCCTGCTCCTTCTGAATCTGTTCTCGCCACGATAACTCCATCATCCACCCCTA
It includes:
- a CDS encoding isocitrate lyase, with the translated sequence MKNLAHANYSSALQTVKELKKKYGTTWNSVSPENAARMVVQNRFKTGLDIARYTATIMRKDMAAYDADSANYTQSLGCWHGFVAQQKMIAVKKHHKTTSKRYLYLSGWMVAALRSEFGPLPDQSMHEKTAVPSLIEEIYDFLRQADAIELNDLFRRLENGEDVQDEIDNFETHIVPIIADIDAGFGNEEATYLLAKKMIQAGACAIQIENQVSDAKQCGHQDGKVTVPHEDFIAKLNAIRYAFLELGVDDGVIVARTDSEGAGLTQKLPVSQELGDLASQYLAFVEAEEIAIDDAREDDVLLKRDGKLVRPVRLPNGLYKFREGTNIDRVVLDCITSLQNGADLLWIETPTPHVGQIANMVNRIRAVVPNAKLVYNNSPSFNWTLNFRNQVYDEMLAEGENMTGYDRNDLMNVAYDGTELCHRADEKIRTFQIDGAKEAGIFHHLITLPTYHTTALHMNDLTEGYFGEEGMLAYVRGVQRQEIRKGVSCVKHQRMAGSDLGDDHKTFFAGEKALKAGGEKNTSNQFEAKAKEAVRKCEKAIAI
- the hemH gene encoding ferrochelatase, translating into MKGVLLVNLGSPDSTNPKDVKKYLGEFLMDERVIDVPYWLRTFIVKGIILNTRPKKSAEAYQKIWWKEGSPLIVLSERLQNKVQAKTKLPVALAMRYGNPSIKSGLQELHDKGVTEVLLVPLYPQFAMATTETILVLAEELRKEFFPNMKITDVPAFYNKPEYIKALSNSIKDYLADKDYDHILFSYHGVPERHIRKSDITKSHCNPKAGNLHCCNTPSKAHQFCYRHQCYQTTKNVIAELGLDENNVSTSFQSRLGVDPWLQPYTDRTIVNKAEKEGIKKLAIVTPAFVSDCLETLEEIAMEGKHEFLEAGGEEFHTVPCINDNEEWVNVLVSWIEEFQLQAND